A single window of Nicotiana tomentosiformis chromosome 1, ASM39032v3, whole genome shotgun sequence DNA harbors:
- the LOC138906064 gene encoding uncharacterized protein, with the protein MYDGAKTTMRTVGGDSDHFSVMMGLHQGLALNRFLFALAMDVLTRHIQEEVSWCMLFADDIVLIDETPDGVNASYTGVGKIDEDVTHRIGTGWMKRKLCSGVLCNKRMPAKLKDISGFRVDNEPRFAFVNELS; encoded by the exons atgtacgaTGGAGCTAAGACAACAATGAGGACAGTAGGAGGGGACTCGGATCACTTTTCGGTcatgatggggttgcaccaaggGTTGGCACTCAACCGTTTTTTGTTTGCCCTGGCGATGGACGTATTAACGCGCCACATCCAAGAGGAGGTGtcgtggtgcatgttatttgcagatgacattgtattgattgacgagacgccaGATGGCGTTAATGCGAG TTATACGGGGGTTGGGAAAATCGACGAAGATGTCACGCATCGTATTGGGACGGGATGGATGAAAAGGAAACTTTGTTCCGGTGTTTTGTGTAATAAGAGGATGCCagcaaaacttaaag ATATCAGTGGCTTTAGGGTGGACAATGAACCCAGATTTGCTTTTGTTAATGAGTTGTCCTGA
- the LOC104110495 gene encoding probable serine/threonine-protein kinase PIX13: MGSKRVVVVHDTSKEVNWAAIRGLLYNLCLKAGDEFILLGVVHQFNNSTTTSAFLGTVKLLGQPNRVDHKLVEEELVKRMEEYNKSLEMLMMLKQCEIQKVKFHIEVQAGNSRKVVAVIAVKRLEATWIILDREMKKEKRYFMEKLSCGISKLRSDNSIEDVRVPLTLMENTKVSLTRSKFSYDEMIPGDDDSSDELTLQKDSKVISHVRTSSKEQASSIMGKSSAEFCENLVKISSASDLVDSSSSLENPNSSSSSHQKAKTTENSPSRVSNDQTQKHQTVKDKEKVEMIIDQYFCGAIFKKPECSTCGNKRPKMGWHKGFSYKELEEATEWFSNENFLSEGGFGSVYRGVLKNGLRVAVKQHNGMSLQGDKEFKCEVEVLSKARHPNLVMLLGSCSEGNQKLLVYEYVCNGSLDQFLSGDIRTPRDWERRMKIALGAARGLEYLHKHNIIHRDIRPNNILITHDHESLLGDFGLAKAGYDESQISSGNNVVGTLGYMAPEYAANGKFSTKTDVYAFGVVLLQLITGLKTTDNYPEDKSLVEWAMPLLEQRNYPRLIDKRIVDSHDFHQLFWMVEIAEKCLKKDPNKRHTMEWVAKTLSHIMEGSTDNSIDFNPIESSSYVHIGDNNINNSSKQGDVKGKEDDKILETKATSSCSTYRKCSSKSWSPSSSNTQEGYERRNIQLKYKGPSPSKGKLLYEEMIH; encoded by the exons ATGGGAAGCAAGAGAGTGGTTGTGGTCCATGATACATCAAAAGAGGTAAACTGGGCAGCCATTAGAGGGCTTCTTTATAATTTATGTCTGAAGGCTGGAGATGAGTTCATATTACTTGGAGTTGTTCACCAATTTAATAACTCAACTACTACATCAGCTTTCCTGGGCACTGTAAAACTTC TGGGGCAACCGAATAGAGTAGACCATAAACTGGTGGAAGAAGAACTAGTTAAAAGGATGGAGGAGTATAATAAGAGTTTGGAGATGCTAATGATGTTGAAACAATGTGAAATTCAAAAG GTGAAGTTTCACATAGAAGTTCAAGCTGGAAATTCACGAAAGGTGGTAGCTGTGATTGCAGTCAAGAGGTTGGAAGCAACTTGGATCATTCTAGATAG GGAAATGAAAAAGGAGAAGAGGTATTTTATGGAGAAGCTATCATGTGGGATATCAAAATTGAGAAGTGACAACTCCATAGAAGATGTAAGAGTGCCACTAACATTAATGGAGAACACCAAGGTCTCCCTTACCAGAAGTAAATTTTCTTATGATGAAATGATTCCAGGCGACGATGACTCATCAGATGAACTTACTTTGCAAAAAG ACTCGAAAGTTATTTCTCATGTGAGAACCTCAAGCAAAGAACAAGCAAGCAGTATTATGGGAAAGTCCTCCGCCGAGTTTTGTGAAAACTTGGTAAAAATATCTTCAGCAAGTGACCTAGTAGATTCAAGTTCAAGCTTGGAAAATCCTAATAGCTCCTCAAGTTCTCACCAGAAAGCAAAAACAACCGAAAACTCACCTTCCCGCGTCTCCAATGACCAAACCCAAAAGCATCAAACTGTTAAAGACAAAGAAAAAGTGGAGATGATTATTGACCAATATTTTTGTGGTGCAATATTCAAAAAACCTGAATGTTCAACATGTGGGAACAAAAGGCCAAAGATGGGATGGCATAAAGGATTCAGCTATAAGGAGCTTGAAGAAGCAACAGAATGGTTTTCCAATGAGAACTTTCTATCGGAAGGTGGATTTGGTTCTGTCTATAGAGGGGTTTTAAAGAATGGGCTAAGAGTTGCTGTGAAGCAGCACAATGGTATGAGCCTTCAAGGGGATAAAGAATTCAAGTGTGAAGTTGAGGTTCTTAGCAAGGCCAGGCATCCAAATTTGGTTATGTTGTTAGGGTCTTGCTCCGAAGGAAACCAAAAGTTGCTTGTCTATGAGTATGTTTGCAATGGTTCACTAGACCAATTCTTATCAG GAGATATAAGAACGCCTCGCGATTGGGAGAGGAGGATGAAAATAGCTTTGGGTGCTGCCAGAGGATTAGAATATCTTCATAAACATAACATCATCCACAGAGATATCAGACCTAACAACATCCTCATCACACATGATCATGAATCACTG CTAGGAGATTTTGGACTTGCAAAAGCTGGGTATGATGAATCACAAATATCTTCTGGTAACAATGTGGTTGGCACTCTTGGATATATGGCACCAGAATATGCAGCAAATGGGAAGTTCTCAACTAAAACAGATGTTTATGCTTTTGGGGTTGTCCTGCTGCAGCTGATCACTGGGCTGAAGACCACAGATAATTATCCTGAAGATAAAAGTCTTGTTGAATGG GCAATGCCACTTTTGGAGCAAAGGAATTATCCTCGTCTAATTGACAAGAGAATTGTGGATTCCCATGATTTCCATCAGCTATTTTGGATGGTTGAAATAGCAGAAAAATGTCTCAAAAAGGATCCTAATAAGAGGCATACTATGGAATGG GTGGCTAAAACTTTGAGCCATATAATGGAAGGAAGTACTGATAATTCTATAGACTTCAACCCGATAGAGTCAAGTTCATATGTTCATATAGGTGATAATAATATTAACAATAGTAGTAAACAAGGGGATGTcaaaggcaaggaagatgataaGATCCTTGAAACAAAAGCAACATCTTCATGTTCAACTTACAGAAAATGTTCATCAAAAAGTTGGAGTCCTTCATCATCCAATACTCAAGAGGGATATGAAAGAAGGAATATTCAACTCAAATATAAAGGACCATCTCCAAGCAAAGGGAAACTACTTTATGAAGAGATGATTCATTAA